One window from the genome of Thermococcus siculi encodes:
- a CDS encoding tripartite tricarboxylate transporter permease gives MLRELLMGIAGGTLSGISPGIHVNTLAAFLDGLGIGDNLLLFAMGLTHTFLDVIPSAFLGVPDEGTALGVLPAHRLVMEGRAMEVVRIALWASLLAVLVSFPLIPLYLRIAPLYRPGFGRFAVLLLAAFLILAERGTLKLYALLIFLLSGLLGILTFRLGLNQPFYHLFTGLFGIPVILLALERKNSPAFESKGREILMEEKHFTAFSFLGTILGMVASLVPAFTASQAALMGSFISRDERSFLAVVFSVNTANFLFSFLNFLATGRRRNGIVALMNPLPRGTLTFYLLAALFVSIAVLLYGEPLAGVILGVLRRIPYRTLNSSVLLFLVVLSYAFDGFPGVLVLTGASMVGVLAVLLGVKRTNCMGVLMLPIIIG, from the coding sequence GTGCTCAGGGAACTGCTGATGGGGATAGCCGGGGGAACGCTCAGCGGAATCTCGCCCGGGATACACGTTAACACCCTGGCGGCGTTTCTCGACGGACTCGGAATCGGAGACAACCTCCTCCTCTTCGCCATGGGGCTGACCCACACTTTTCTCGATGTGATCCCTTCCGCGTTCCTTGGAGTTCCGGACGAGGGGACGGCCCTCGGCGTACTGCCCGCACACAGGCTGGTTATGGAGGGTAGGGCAATGGAAGTGGTTAGAATAGCGCTCTGGGCCAGCCTTCTCGCGGTTCTGGTATCGTTCCCCCTCATCCCTCTCTACCTTAGGATCGCCCCCCTCTACCGTCCCGGTTTTGGGCGCTTCGCGGTTCTCCTTCTCGCGGCTTTTCTCATCTTGGCCGAGAGGGGAACGCTGAAGCTCTACGCTCTTCTCATCTTTCTACTCTCAGGTCTCCTCGGAATTCTCACCTTCCGCCTCGGCCTGAACCAGCCCTTTTACCACCTCTTCACGGGCCTCTTTGGGATTCCGGTTATCCTGCTGGCCTTGGAAAGGAAAAACTCTCCGGCTTTTGAGTCTAAGGGGCGCGAAATCTTGATGGAGGAAAAGCACTTCACGGCTTTCTCTTTCCTCGGGACCATTCTTGGAATGGTCGCTTCCCTCGTTCCCGCTTTTACAGCGTCGCAGGCGGCCCTCATGGGTTCTTTCATTTCCCGGGACGAGCGCTCCTTCTTAGCGGTAGTTTTCTCGGTCAACACCGCCAACTTCCTCTTCTCTTTCCTAAACTTCCTGGCGACTGGAAGGCGGAGAAACGGCATCGTTGCCCTCATGAACCCCCTGCCCAGAGGGACGCTCACATTCTACCTCCTCGCGGCGTTGTTCGTTTCCATCGCTGTTCTCCTCTACGGCGAGCCACTGGCCGGGGTTATACTGGGCGTCCTGCGGAGAATCCCCTACAGAACGCTTAACTCCAGCGTGCTCCTCTTTCTGGTGGTCCTATCGTACGCTTTTGACGGCTTCCCCGGTGTTTTGGTGCTCACCGGCGCGTCAATGGTGGGAGTGCTCGCCGTTCTGCTGGGCGTTAAAAGAACGAACTGTATGGGGGTGCTGATGCTCCCCATAATAATCGGATAA
- a CDS encoding PqqD family protein — protein sequence MEDYMNLIPVRNGRVELRKIEGKYYLLIPMDSKLDFLARKLHRNYRRIELDEIGAYTWELCDGQRTVREIGKALKARFGDEVEPLYERLVTFLFELGKRYLVEFKRRDELV from the coding sequence ATGGAAGACTACATGAACCTCATCCCAGTGCGCAACGGGAGGGTCGAGCTAAGGAAGATCGAGGGGAAGTACTACCTTCTCATCCCAATGGACTCGAAGCTTGACTTCCTGGCCAGAAAGCTCCACAGGAACTACAGGAGGATAGAGCTTGATGAAATAGGCGCATACACCTGGGAGCTATGCGACGGACAAAGGACGGTCAGGGAAATTGGAAAGGCCTTGAAGGCCCGCTTCGGGGATGAAGTTGAACCCCTCTACGAGCGCCTGGTGACGTTTCTTTTCGAGCTGGGGAAGAGGTACCTGGTTGAGTTTAAAAGGAGGGACGAGTTAGTTTAG
- a CDS encoding class I SAM-dependent rRNA methyltransferase, protein MARVIVDAQAARAIGKGAMIVFKKGVVRTEGEFSPGDIVEVYTRGGKFLGKGFVNPNSNIMVRLITKDRETEVNKELFRERIRKANEYRKKILGYDKAYRMVYGEADYLPGLIVDRFNEIASVQISSVGMERFKLDLAEAIMEAEPEIETVFEKNTGRSRRREGLPEVERVLLGKEKYRTIITEGKAKFLVDMRGQKTGFFLDQRENRIALEKYVKPGMRVLDVFTYTGGFAIHAAVAGADEVVAVDKSPWAINMVKENAKLNGVEDRMKYVVGSAFPVMEEMIKKGEKFDIVILDPPAFVQHEKDLKRGLRAYFNVNYAGLQLVKEGGILVTASCSQHVDMQAFKDMVIAAAAKAGKFLKLLEPYRTQAPDHPILMASKDTEYLKALFLYVEDMK, encoded by the coding sequence ATGGCGAGGGTAATCGTTGACGCGCAGGCTGCGAGAGCCATAGGAAAGGGTGCGATGATAGTGTTCAAGAAGGGTGTGGTGAGAACCGAGGGGGAGTTTTCGCCGGGCGATATAGTCGAGGTCTACACGAGGGGAGGCAAGTTCCTCGGGAAGGGTTTCGTCAACCCGAACTCCAATATAATGGTCAGGCTGATCACGAAAGACCGCGAGACAGAGGTCAACAAGGAGCTCTTCCGCGAGAGGATAAGGAAGGCCAACGAGTACCGCAAGAAGATCCTCGGCTACGATAAGGCCTACAGGATGGTCTACGGCGAAGCTGATTACCTTCCGGGTCTCATAGTCGACCGCTTCAACGAGATAGCCTCCGTTCAGATTTCGAGCGTTGGCATGGAGAGATTTAAACTCGACCTTGCCGAGGCCATAATGGAGGCCGAACCGGAGATAGAGACTGTCTTTGAGAAGAACACGGGGCGCTCAAGAAGAAGGGAGGGCCTCCCCGAGGTCGAGCGCGTCCTCCTCGGGAAGGAGAAGTACCGGACTATAATAACCGAGGGTAAGGCCAAGTTCCTCGTGGACATGCGCGGTCAGAAGACGGGCTTCTTCCTCGACCAGAGGGAGAACAGGATAGCCCTTGAGAAGTACGTAAAGCCGGGCATGAGGGTTCTTGATGTCTTCACCTACACTGGCGGCTTCGCAATCCACGCCGCCGTCGCAGGCGCTGACGAAGTCGTTGCCGTTGACAAATCCCCCTGGGCAATCAACATGGTGAAGGAAAACGCGAAGCTGAACGGTGTCGAGGACAGGATGAAGTACGTCGTTGGAAGTGCCTTCCCGGTCATGGAGGAGATGATAAAGAAGGGTGAGAAGTTCGACATCGTTATCCTCGATCCTCCTGCCTTCGTTCAGCACGAGAAGGACCTCAAGAGGGGTCTAAGAGCCTACTTCAACGTGAACTACGCCGGCCTTCAGCTCGTCAAGGAGGGCGGAATACTCGTCACGGCATCCTGCTCCCAGCACGTGGACATGCAGGCCTTCAAGGACATGGTTATCGCTGCAGCCGCAAAGGCAGGAAAGTTCCTTAAACTCCTGGAACCCTACAGAACCCAGGCGCCGGACCACCCGATACTCATGGCATCAAAGGATACCGAGTACCTGAAGGCTCTCTTCCTCTACGTTGAGGATATGAAGTGA
- a CDS encoding DUF5748 family protein, with protein MHFEVVKEFLEETGADWIEIDGEIHLEPEVFYEVWKYVGQPELETYTVEDEVVEPGSYDPPEMKYTEMKKVRVKKAYFTTLDGKKIVTDYVELQRIMREKSA; from the coding sequence ATGCACTTCGAGGTAGTGAAGGAGTTTCTTGAGGAAACCGGGGCGGATTGGATAGAGATCGACGGCGAAATCCACCTCGAGCCGGAGGTCTTCTACGAGGTCTGGAAGTACGTGGGACAGCCGGAGCTGGAGACGTACACGGTCGAGGACGAGGTCGTCGAACCCGGTTCTTACGATCCGCCCGAGATGAAGTACACAGAGATGAAAAAGGTGAGGGTCAAGAAGGCCTACTTCACCACCCTCGACGGAAAGAAAATCGTGACGGACTACGTTGAACTCCAGAGGATTATGAGGGAGAAATCCGCCTGA
- a CDS encoding RlmF-related methyltransferase, translating to MPTWKDGKLGLPVKEAVKLFPELERYIDERGRLDFSSREARILYNRAIAKAVFGLDIDYHPRGLVTTPVSRYLFLKTFLRGGERVLEIGTGHTAMMALMAEKLFGCDVTATELDEEFFEYAMRNIEKNGAKVRLIKSNGGIIRGVVPEGERFKVIFSAPPYYETPTKGVLTEREGVGGGKYGEEFSVKLIEEAIDYLNPGGKVALFLPDKEPLVNAIAEKGEELGYSVRDIKFKAGTRWRHSLLLHKP from the coding sequence ATGCCAACCTGGAAGGACGGGAAGTTAGGACTGCCAGTGAAAGAAGCTGTAAAGCTGTTCCCGGAGCTTGAGAGATACATAGATGAGAGAGGGAGGCTCGATTTCTCGAGCAGGGAAGCCAGGATACTCTACAACAGGGCGATAGCGAAGGCCGTTTTCGGGCTGGATATAGACTACCACCCGCGCGGTCTTGTCACCACCCCGGTTTCGCGCTACCTCTTCCTCAAGACGTTTTTGAGGGGCGGGGAGAGGGTTCTGGAGATTGGGACGGGACACACTGCCATGATGGCCCTGATGGCGGAGAAGCTCTTCGGCTGCGACGTTACCGCAACTGAACTCGACGAGGAGTTCTTCGAGTACGCGATGAGGAACATAGAGAAAAACGGGGCAAAGGTTAGGCTCATCAAGAGCAACGGAGGGATTATTAGGGGTGTTGTGCCTGAAGGCGAGAGGTTTAAGGTGATTTTCTCAGCACCGCCCTACTACGAGACCCCGACGAAGGGCGTTTTAACAGAGAGGGAGGGCGTCGGCGGCGGAAAGTACGGTGAGGAGTTCTCGGTGAAGCTAATTGAGGAGGCCATCGATTACTTAAACCCTGGGGGAAAAGTTGCCCTGTTCCTTCCGGACAAAGAGCCGCTGGTAAATGCCATAGCAGAAAAAGGGGAAGAACTCGGCTACTCCGTCAGGGACATTAAATTCAAAGCCGGAACGAGGTGGAGGCACAGTCTCCTGCTACACAAGCCCTAA
- a CDS encoding MBL fold metallo-hydrolase, translating to MIEITFLGSGGGRFITITQFRSTGGFHIRASRNIYVDPGPGALVRSWRYKLDPRKLDAIFVSHRHVDHCNDVEVMIEAMTGGALKKHGTLIASKSVIYGDETHTPAVSKYHMDVLESIYIPEPGSKIAIGDEEMIITPSQHSDPTTIGFRLKTSVGDISYIPDTAYFEELRDWHEGARLLIAAVTRPRDMGIPYHLSTDDIVDMLKKMEKKPEALIISHIGMKMHFANPYKEAKYIENVTGVKTYVAKEGFRVMMEKERIAVRTLRPARFV from the coding sequence TTGATCGAGATTACCTTCCTGGGGAGCGGCGGCGGCAGGTTCATAACGATAACGCAGTTCCGTTCCACCGGGGGATTCCACATACGGGCCAGCAGGAACATCTACGTTGATCCCGGACCCGGGGCGCTCGTGAGGAGCTGGCGCTACAAGCTCGACCCTCGAAAGCTCGACGCGATATTCGTCTCCCACAGGCACGTGGATCACTGCAACGACGTCGAGGTAATGATAGAGGCCATGACCGGCGGAGCGCTCAAGAAGCACGGGACACTGATAGCGTCGAAGAGCGTGATCTACGGGGACGAGACACACACTCCCGCGGTGAGCAAGTACCACATGGACGTCCTCGAGAGCATCTACATCCCGGAACCCGGGAGCAAGATAGCCATAGGCGACGAGGAGATGATCATAACCCCCAGCCAGCACTCCGATCCAACCACCATAGGCTTCCGCCTCAAGACCTCTGTTGGGGACATCTCCTACATCCCGGACACAGCCTACTTTGAGGAGCTCCGGGACTGGCACGAGGGGGCGAGGCTCCTAATAGCGGCCGTAACGAGGCCGAGGGACATGGGGATACCGTACCACCTCAGCACCGACGACATCGTGGACATGCTCAAGAAGATGGAGAAAAAGCCCGAAGCGCTGATAATCAGCCACATCGGTATGAAGATGCACTTCGCGAACCCCTACAAGGAGGCCAAGTACATCGAGAACGTCACCGGCGTCAAGACCTACGTGGCTAAGGAAGGTTTCCGGGTGATGATGGAAAAGGAGAGAATCGCTGTGAGAACCCTCAGGCCCGCGAGGTTCGTTTAG
- a CDS encoding OPT family oligopeptide transporter, translating to MEFKPYIPPEKSLPEYTAKAFVIGIVLSIIMGAANAYLGMYAGMTVSASIPAAVISMAILFAFKDRNILENNMVQTAASAGESLAAGVIFTFPALVVLGYYTTFPYYIVTVIAALGGSLGALFTIVLRRAFIAEEKLPYPEGMACAEVLMAGERGGSHAKPILWGGIFGGLFKLLGSSGLWAGTVETAKMVGSRVYYIGSDLSAALIAVGYIVGLNIAFLVFLGGAIAWFIAIPLYAGQMGHTDLSPIDLAWVIWSTKIRYMGVGAMVVGGLWSLIKLRKPIKRGISAGLDVAKKKQAGHAILRTEEDLPLNYVLMLIAAFVIPLFLLYFHIIGSAGIAAIMAVILLIVGFLGSSIAGYLAGVVGSSNNPVSGITIMSLLFTAFVLKGLGLTGFEGMAATILVAAVICTAAAIAGDTMQDLATGYMVGATPKRQQVFEIIGTFFAALVMAPVLNLLIQAYGIAGTPTAKENALAAPQAFLMAKVTEGVFTGNLEWNMIYIGAGIAIALIILDEILAMKGSKFRTPVMPVAVGIYLPLSLGVPIFVGGLIKHFVDKARGDGAEKPTDPGVLGAAGLIAGEALMGIFFAALIVAGAAPSFGFSSNLLGVLLLAGIAIWLYMTGKKE from the coding sequence ATGGAGTTTAAACCGTACATACCACCTGAGAAATCTCTACCGGAGTACACGGCCAAGGCGTTTGTCATCGGTATAGTGCTTTCGATTATTATGGGTGCGGCAAACGCCTACCTCGGAATGTACGCGGGAATGACGGTCAGCGCAAGCATCCCCGCGGCGGTCATTTCGATGGCGATACTCTTTGCCTTCAAGGACAGGAACATCCTCGAGAACAACATGGTTCAGACGGCGGCTTCGGCTGGAGAATCCCTCGCGGCGGGCGTCATCTTCACCTTCCCTGCCCTCGTGGTTCTCGGCTACTACACGACCTTCCCGTACTACATAGTGACGGTCATCGCCGCCCTCGGCGGTTCCCTCGGTGCGCTCTTCACGATCGTGCTGAGGAGGGCATTCATAGCCGAGGAAAAGCTCCCGTACCCGGAGGGTATGGCCTGTGCTGAGGTTCTGATGGCCGGCGAAAGGGGTGGAAGTCACGCCAAGCCCATACTCTGGGGTGGAATCTTCGGCGGGCTCTTCAAGCTCCTCGGGAGTTCAGGTCTCTGGGCCGGAACCGTTGAGACCGCAAAGATGGTCGGTTCGCGCGTTTACTACATTGGAAGCGACCTCTCGGCGGCGCTCATCGCCGTCGGCTACATCGTCGGCCTCAACATAGCCTTCCTCGTCTTCCTCGGTGGAGCCATAGCCTGGTTCATAGCCATCCCACTCTACGCAGGCCAGATGGGGCACACAGACCTCAGCCCCATTGACCTGGCGTGGGTCATCTGGAGCACCAAGATCAGGTACATGGGCGTTGGAGCAATGGTCGTCGGTGGTCTCTGGAGCCTCATCAAACTCAGGAAGCCAATAAAGAGGGGCATCAGCGCGGGTCTCGATGTCGCCAAGAAGAAGCAGGCCGGACACGCCATCCTCAGGACAGAGGAGGACCTCCCGCTCAACTACGTCCTCATGCTAATAGCGGCCTTCGTGATCCCGCTGTTCCTGCTCTACTTCCACATCATCGGCTCGGCAGGCATCGCCGCAATAATGGCGGTGATACTCCTTATCGTTGGCTTCCTCGGAAGCTCGATAGCGGGCTACCTCGCCGGTGTCGTCGGTTCCTCCAACAACCCGGTCTCCGGAATCACCATCATGAGCCTCCTCTTCACGGCCTTCGTCCTCAAGGGACTCGGTCTCACCGGGTTTGAGGGAATGGCCGCGACCATACTCGTCGCTGCAGTTATCTGTACGGCCGCCGCGATAGCCGGTGACACCATGCAGGACCTCGCCACAGGTTACATGGTCGGTGCGACTCCGAAGAGGCAGCAGGTCTTCGAGATAATAGGCACATTCTTCGCGGCCCTCGTCATGGCACCGGTTCTCAACCTCCTCATTCAGGCCTACGGTATAGCCGGAACCCCGACCGCCAAGGAGAACGCCCTAGCGGCACCGCAGGCCTTCCTCATGGCCAAGGTCACCGAGGGTGTCTTCACCGGCAACCTCGAGTGGAACATGATATACATCGGCGCAGGAATAGCGATAGCCCTCATAATCCTTGACGAGATACTCGCCATGAAGGGCTCCAAGTTCAGGACTCCGGTCATGCCGGTTGCAGTCGGCATCTACCTGCCGCTGAGCCTCGGCGTTCCGATATTCGTAGGCGGCCTCATCAAGCACTTCGTCGACAAGGCCAGGGGAGACGGTGCCGAGAAGCCGACCGACCCGGGTGTCCTCGGTGCGGCAGGTCTCATAGCCGGCGAGGCCCTCATGGGCATATTCTTCGCTGCCCTCATCGTTGCCGGCGCCGCCCCGAGCTTCGGCTTCAGCAGCAACCTCCTTGGAGTGCTCCTTCTGGCAGGAATAGCCATCTGGCTCTATATGACTGGCAAGAAGGAGTGA
- a CDS encoding M20 family metallo-hydrolase, with product MSENLEKVSTEIEKLRDEMVNTLVELIKIPAISPDYGYEGEYDKAQRLLGIIKDWPFDKVEVYNAPDERAKNGVRPNILAYYYGEKGEESERLWILTHIDVVPPGDLSKWTVTEPFKPLVKDGKIYGRGSEDNGQSLVASLYAVRALMNLGIRPKRTIVLAFVSDEETGSKYGIGWLMREHPELFRKGDLVLVPDGGNEDGTFIEVAEKSIIWFKVRVMGKQVHASMPDKGLNAHRVALDYAYHLDRLLHEKYAEKDKLFDPSESTFEPTMVHGPADSPNIAPGEHEVVFDCRVLPRYRLDDILNDARALAEEVKERYRKEIEGKVLPEIEIEILQRLDAPAPTDPNSEIVVLLKEALRKLRNKEAKVGGIGGGTFAAYFRKLGIPAVVWATLDEMAHQPNEYAKIDNMVDDAKVMAALALL from the coding sequence ATGAGCGAAAACCTTGAGAAGGTCTCTACGGAGATCGAAAAGCTCCGAGACGAGATGGTAAACACCCTGGTCGAACTCATAAAAATCCCGGCGATAAGCCCGGACTACGGCTACGAGGGAGAGTACGACAAGGCCCAGAGGCTGCTCGGGATCATAAAGGACTGGCCCTTCGACAAGGTGGAGGTCTACAACGCGCCCGACGAGAGGGCCAAGAACGGCGTGAGGCCTAACATTCTGGCCTACTACTACGGCGAGAAGGGGGAGGAGAGCGAGAGGCTCTGGATTCTGACCCACATCGACGTGGTTCCGCCCGGAGACCTGAGCAAGTGGACGGTTACCGAGCCGTTCAAGCCCCTGGTAAAGGACGGGAAGATCTACGGGCGCGGAAGCGAGGACAACGGCCAGAGCCTCGTTGCCAGCCTCTACGCCGTCAGGGCACTCATGAACCTCGGAATCAGGCCCAAGAGGACGATAGTCCTGGCCTTCGTCAGCGACGAGGAGACCGGAAGCAAGTACGGAATAGGGTGGCTCATGAGGGAGCACCCGGAGCTGTTCAGGAAGGGAGACCTCGTTCTCGTCCCCGACGGGGGAAACGAGGACGGAACCTTCATCGAGGTCGCCGAGAAGAGCATCATCTGGTTCAAGGTCAGGGTCATGGGCAAGCAGGTTCACGCCAGCATGCCCGACAAGGGCCTCAACGCCCACAGGGTGGCCCTTGACTACGCCTACCACCTCGACAGGCTCCTTCACGAGAAGTACGCCGAGAAAGACAAGCTCTTCGACCCGTCGGAGAGCACCTTCGAGCCGACGATGGTCCACGGACCGGCAGACAGCCCGAACATAGCACCCGGCGAGCACGAAGTGGTCTTCGACTGCCGCGTTCTCCCGAGGTACAGGCTCGACGATATCCTCAACGACGCAAGGGCCCTCGCGGAGGAGGTCAAGGAGAGGTACAGGAAGGAGATAGAGGGCAAGGTTCTTCCGGAGATAGAGATTGAAATCCTCCAGCGCCTCGACGCCCCCGCCCCGACCGACCCGAACAGCGAGATAGTGGTTCTTTTGAAAGAGGCCCTCAGGAAGCTCAGGAACAAGGAAGCCAAGGTCGGCGGAATAGGCGGCGGAACCTTCGCGGCATACTTTAGAAAGCTTGGAATTCCTGCGGTGGTCTGGGCGACGCTCGACGAGATGGCCCACCAGCCCAACGAGTACGCGAAGATAGACAACATGGTCGATGACGCCAAGGTCATGGCGGCCCTGGCGCTTCTCTGA
- a CDS encoding ATP-binding protein: MVSLMVDLNDYLLKLSAELPGRFDYARNLRKRFVFEKLARVVDEYLNDGVPRTLLLPGLRGTGKTTLLAQLYFYTLSQTSDVIYFSADELHLLGFGLHEAIERYFKLFQPERPIILLDEVQYDDQWDLTLKVLHDSRKALVIATGSSAIRLRESPDLARRAVHIGIKPLSFNEYLHLIGEEALPPQLDALFEWEADKLEKAVSRTVRVGGKVEGYLRTGSLPVALEFDEKTAYELIFSLIERVIYKDLPEVRNFDSSTLDSAMRLLVLLSNPKGERFSYERLSKVLGISKGTVMELVRAFVASGLLLEVPPVGSVSKKIRRSPKLKFLAPSFRAALLSKFDVVEIAPLLEDAVALYLSEEGTLEYEPGKRGADFVLTRKGKRYVVEVGLGKDDYSQVKRSMERLGADFGIVIGKEFEVNGNLLMIPWWTFLGLV; the protein is encoded by the coding sequence ATGGTGAGTCTAATGGTTGACTTGAATGACTATCTTCTAAAGCTTTCAGCTGAACTTCCGGGAAGGTTTGACTATGCAAGAAACCTGAGAAAAAGGTTCGTTTTCGAGAAACTCGCCCGTGTTGTTGACGAGTATCTAAACGATGGGGTTCCCAGAACCCTTCTACTCCCTGGACTCAGGGGCACGGGTAAAACGACCCTTTTAGCCCAGCTCTACTTCTATACCCTTTCCCAGACTTCAGACGTCATCTATTTCTCAGCCGATGAACTCCACCTCCTTGGGTTCGGCCTCCACGAAGCTATAGAGCGGTATTTTAAGCTGTTTCAGCCAGAAAGGCCAATTATACTCCTGGACGAGGTTCAGTATGATGACCAGTGGGATTTGACCCTAAAAGTCCTCCACGACAGCAGAAAGGCCTTGGTCATAGCAACTGGCTCGTCTGCCATAAGGCTCAGGGAGAGCCCGGACCTGGCAAGGAGGGCAGTTCACATAGGCATAAAGCCGCTTAGCTTCAATGAATACCTCCACCTCATCGGAGAAGAAGCGTTGCCTCCCCAACTGGACGCCCTATTTGAGTGGGAGGCAGATAAACTCGAAAAGGCCGTTTCGAGAACAGTCAGGGTTGGGGGGAAGGTGGAAGGATATTTAAGAACTGGTTCTCTTCCAGTGGCCCTTGAATTCGATGAGAAGACGGCTTATGAGCTGATATTCTCCCTTATTGAGAGGGTGATCTACAAAGACCTGCCCGAGGTCAGGAACTTCGATTCATCTACCCTGGACTCCGCCATGAGACTCCTCGTTCTCCTCTCCAATCCAAAAGGGGAACGCTTCAGCTACGAAAGGCTGTCCAAGGTGCTGGGGATATCAAAGGGAACCGTCATGGAGCTGGTAAGGGCGTTCGTTGCGAGTGGACTTCTCCTTGAGGTGCCCCCAGTGGGGAGCGTTTCTAAGAAAATACGGAGAAGTCCAAAGCTCAAGTTTTTGGCCCCGTCTTTCAGGGCGGCACTACTCTCAAAGTTCGACGTCGTTGAGATAGCCCCTCTCCTCGAAGACGCCGTGGCCCTTTACCTGTCCGAAGAAGGAACTCTGGAGTACGAACCCGGAAAAAGGGGTGCAGACTTCGTTTTGACCAGGAAGGGAAAGCGCTACGTTGTTGAAGTGGGGCTTGGAAAGGACGACTACTCCCAGGTAAAGAGGAGCATGGAGCGCTTGGGAGCGGATTTTGGAATCGTAATTGGGAAGGAGTTCGAAGTGAATGGAAACCTGCTCATGATACCGTGGTGGACATTCTTAGGGCTTGTGTAG
- a CDS encoding serpin family protein: MRRIILPVLVLIVLIGGCLGGVESPQHTSSSETSHSTESHFTPPMTKYDVLKEGQEEPVVKALNAFAFDLYGRLRMENGNVFFSPYSIETALAMAYEGASGETAEEMGSVLRLPGDNDTRWTGFRYLILSMKSAGNSPFILRSANALWVQRDYPVSEKYLWVVGEFYLGEAREVDFQGDPEGAAREINEWVENQTSGRIRDIVSGLSALTRLVITNAIYFKANWSSRFEAGDTRNETFQAPNATVIVPMMHQTGRFPYFENDDFQALELPYEGERLSMLIILPREGKFESVENNLSAGFVENIMESMNTEWVKVSLPKFRFEGEYRLRNTLMDMGMKKAFTVPDFEGISDGGGLVISDVVHKTFISVAENGTEAAAATAVTLTLSAPVEKEKPKVFRADHPFIFLIYDRETGAVLFMGRLMNP, from the coding sequence ATGAGGCGCATCATTTTGCCGGTTTTAGTTCTTATCGTCCTCATTGGGGGATGCCTCGGTGGGGTGGAAAGCCCGCAGCACACGAGCAGTTCAGAGACATCACATTCAACGGAGTCACACTTCACCCCACCAATGACGAAGTACGACGTTCTAAAGGAGGGACAGGAAGAGCCGGTGGTTAAAGCGCTCAACGCCTTTGCCTTCGACCTCTACGGAAGGCTGAGGATGGAGAATGGGAATGTCTTCTTCTCCCCGTACAGCATCGAGACGGCCCTCGCGATGGCCTATGAGGGGGCAAGCGGCGAAACCGCAGAGGAGATGGGAAGCGTCCTTCGTCTTCCAGGGGACAACGATACAAGGTGGACCGGTTTCAGGTACTTGATACTCTCCATGAAAAGCGCGGGAAACTCGCCCTTCATCCTCAGGAGCGCCAACGCCCTCTGGGTTCAGAGGGACTACCCGGTAAGTGAAAAGTACCTCTGGGTTGTGGGGGAGTTCTACCTCGGCGAGGCCAGAGAGGTCGACTTCCAGGGCGACCCTGAGGGGGCGGCCAGGGAGATAAACGAATGGGTGGAGAACCAGACGAGCGGCAGGATCAGGGACATCGTATCAGGCTTAAGCGCCCTGACGAGGCTCGTGATAACGAACGCGATTTACTTCAAGGCAAACTGGTCAAGCAGGTTCGAGGCAGGCGATACCAGGAACGAAACATTTCAGGCGCCCAACGCGACCGTCATCGTCCCAATGATGCACCAGACGGGAAGATTCCCCTACTTCGAAAACGACGATTTTCAAGCCCTTGAGCTTCCCTATGAGGGCGAGAGGTTGAGCATGCTGATAATCCTGCCCAGAGAGGGGAAGTTTGAGAGCGTGGAGAACAACCTGAGTGCCGGGTTCGTCGAAAACATCATGGAAAGCATGAATACTGAGTGGGTGAAGGTTTCACTGCCGAAGTTCAGGTTCGAGGGGGAGTACCGCCTCAGGAACACCCTGATGGACATGGGGATGAAAAAAGCCTTCACTGTGCCGGATTTTGAGGGAATCTCTGACGGGGGAGGCCTGGTGATAAGCGACGTCGTCCACAAGACCTTCATAAGCGTCGCCGAGAACGGGACGGAAGCGGCTGCAGCGACCGCGGTCACACTAACCCTAAGTGCTCCCGTAGAGAAGGAGAAGCCCAAGGTCTTCAGGGCAGATCACCCGTTCATCTTCCTCATCTATGACAGGGAGACCGGAGCGGTGCTCTTCATGGGGCGCTTGATGAACCCCTAG